The following proteins come from a genomic window of Nocardioides albertanoniae:
- a CDS encoding lipopolysaccharide biosynthesis protein: protein MTVSSTSARRRRLNALIRSSGFLAVCIMVTNVATYGFQIIAARILGPGQYGGVASMMSLLLVVGVIQLGMQATASRRVTEAPGHERAIEQTVLRATYRAAIVLGAVMLVASPLVWRLLRLDSIYPALLVAVCAVPLTIMGGQAGVLQGERRWLGLALVYLALGVPRVVVATAAMWIRPTEGAAMAGVALAQFAPAVVGWWVLRRRTSAAKAGPIRPVVVEMLHGSFALLGFFALSNVDILIARNVLSDHASGLYAGGLILTKAVLFLPQFVVIIAFPSMSAEASRRSALLKSLALVGGLGICAIAGSWLLSWLAMVFIGGPDYAEIEGLLWVFAILGTVLSVLQLLVYSVLARRSRLSAYLLWIAVAAAIALGAVQSTVDGLVWTVLTIDAILVAVLLSVTFWRLNRPQPTAH, encoded by the coding sequence ATGACCGTCAGCTCGACCAGCGCCCGCCGGCGCAGGCTGAACGCACTCATCCGCAGCAGCGGTTTCCTCGCGGTGTGCATCATGGTCACCAACGTCGCGACCTACGGCTTCCAGATCATCGCGGCCCGGATCCTGGGCCCGGGACAGTACGGCGGGGTGGCATCGATGATGTCGCTGCTGCTCGTCGTCGGCGTGATCCAGCTCGGCATGCAGGCGACGGCCTCGCGCCGGGTGACCGAGGCGCCCGGCCACGAGCGCGCCATCGAGCAGACGGTGCTGCGGGCGACCTACCGGGCGGCGATCGTCCTCGGTGCAGTCATGCTCGTCGCCTCTCCCCTGGTCTGGCGGTTGCTGCGGCTCGACTCGATCTACCCCGCGCTGCTGGTTGCGGTGTGCGCGGTGCCGCTGACCATCATGGGCGGCCAGGCCGGGGTGCTCCAGGGCGAGCGCCGCTGGCTCGGCCTGGCCCTGGTCTACCTGGCCCTCGGCGTGCCCAGGGTCGTGGTCGCCACCGCTGCGATGTGGATCCGCCCGACCGAGGGTGCCGCGATGGCCGGGGTGGCGCTGGCCCAGTTCGCTCCGGCAGTCGTCGGATGGTGGGTGCTGCGGCGGCGTACGTCTGCTGCGAAGGCGGGGCCGATCAGACCCGTCGTCGTGGAGATGCTGCACGGATCGTTCGCGCTCCTGGGCTTCTTCGCGCTCTCCAACGTCGACATCCTGATCGCACGCAACGTGCTCTCCGACCATGCTTCGGGCCTGTACGCCGGCGGCCTGATCCTCACCAAGGCCGTGCTGTTCCTGCCCCAGTTCGTGGTGATCATCGCGTTCCCGTCGATGTCGGCCGAGGCCAGCCGCCGCTCCGCGCTGCTCAAGTCGCTGGCGCTCGTCGGCGGGCTCGGAATCTGCGCGATCGCCGGCTCCTGGCTGCTCTCGTGGCTGGCGATGGTCTTCATCGGCGGCCCCGACTACGCGGAGATCGAAGGGCTGCTGTGGGTCTTCGCGATCCTCGGCACCGTGCTGTCCGTGCTCCAGCTGCTCGTCTACTCGGTGCTCGCCCGCCGCAGCCGCCTCTCGGCATACCTGCTCTGGATCGCCGTCGCCGCCGCCATCGCCCTCGGCGCCGTCCAGTCCACCGTCGACGGTCTGGTCTGGACCGTCCTCACCATCGACGCGATCCTCGTCGCCGTGCTCCTCTCCGTCACCTTCTGGCGCCTCAACCGGCCCCAGCCCACCGCCCACTGA
- a CDS encoding hotdog fold thioesterase yields the protein MTDASTTDEPTAANDKAAIKAFFDALPEGQGGLNDKMGVEIIEASTEKVVATMPVAGNTQPYGLLHGGASIALAETLGSTGAGLHAATLGKLAVGVDINATHHRSATSGLVTGTATAIHLGRSSASYDVVITDERGRRVCTSRITCSLIDSDRVFKA from the coding sequence ATGACCGACGCATCGACGACAGACGAGCCCACCGCGGCGAACGACAAGGCTGCGATCAAGGCATTCTTCGACGCCCTCCCCGAGGGCCAGGGCGGGCTCAACGACAAGATGGGCGTCGAGATCATCGAGGCCTCGACCGAGAAGGTCGTCGCGACGATGCCGGTCGCCGGCAACACCCAGCCGTACGGTCTGCTCCACGGCGGTGCGTCGATCGCACTGGCCGAGACGCTCGGCTCCACCGGCGCCGGGCTCCACGCGGCGACGTTGGGCAAGCTCGCCGTCGGCGTCGACATCAACGCCACCCACCACCGCTCCGCGACCTCCGGTCTCGTCACCGGCACCGCGACCGCGATCCACCTCGGCCGCAGCTCGGCCTCCTACGACGTCGTGATCACCGACGAGCGTGGCCGCCGCGTCTGCACCTCGCGGATCACCTGCTCACTCATCGACAGCGACCGGGTGTTCAAGGCCTAG
- a CDS encoding ABC transporter ATP-binding protein → MTDQTNTPTSTPTSKDSKTGPAGLVGAGTEPGSKKPDPIVVADKITRTFGGLTAVDVEHVEIQRGAITALIGPNGAGKTTFFNLLTGFDQPNSGTWTLEGKSLKGVAPYKIARRGMVRTFQLTKVLAKLTVIENMRLGATGQKGERFWAAPFKFLWGKQEDAVTEKADELLARFLLDKKREDFAGSLSGGQRKLLEMARALMVDPELVMLDEPMAGVNPALKQSLLGHVKSLREEGRTVLFVEHDMDMVRDISDWVIVMAQGKIVAEGTPASVMADQRVIDAYLGAHHDTDLSELDEETLEAEVEAEIAQEEDAK, encoded by the coding sequence ATGACCGACCAGACGAACACCCCGACCAGCACCCCGACCAGCAAGGACAGCAAGACCGGGCCCGCCGGCCTGGTCGGCGCGGGCACCGAGCCGGGCAGCAAGAAGCCCGACCCGATCGTGGTCGCCGACAAGATCACGCGTACGTTCGGCGGACTGACCGCGGTCGATGTCGAGCACGTCGAGATCCAGCGGGGCGCGATCACCGCGCTGATCGGCCCCAACGGTGCTGGCAAGACGACGTTCTTCAACCTGCTCACCGGCTTCGACCAGCCCAACTCCGGCACCTGGACCCTGGAGGGCAAGTCGCTCAAGGGCGTCGCGCCCTACAAGATCGCCCGGCGCGGGATGGTGCGCACCTTCCAGCTCACCAAGGTGCTGGCCAAGCTCACCGTGATCGAGAACATGCGCCTGGGCGCCACCGGACAGAAGGGTGAGCGGTTCTGGGCCGCGCCGTTCAAGTTCCTGTGGGGCAAGCAGGAGGACGCGGTCACCGAGAAGGCCGACGAACTGCTGGCCCGATTCCTGCTCGACAAGAAGCGCGAGGACTTCGCCGGGTCTCTCTCCGGTGGTCAGCGCAAGCTGCTGGAGATGGCCCGCGCGCTCATGGTCGACCCGGAGCTGGTCATGCTCGACGAGCCGATGGCCGGGGTGAACCCGGCTCTGAAGCAGTCGCTGCTCGGCCACGTGAAGTCGTTGCGCGAAGAGGGTCGCACGGTCCTCTTCGTCGAGCACGACATGGACATGGTGCGCGACATCTCCGACTGGGTCATCGTGATGGCCCAGGGAAAGATCGTCGCCGAAGGCACCCCGGCCAGCGTGATGGCCGACCAGCGGGTCATCGACGCCTATCTCGGGGCTCACCACGACACCGACCTGAGCGAGCTCGACGAAGAGACGCTCGAGGCCGAGGTTGAGGCCGAGATCGCCCAAGAGGAGGATGCGAAGTGA
- a CDS encoding ABC transporter ATP-binding protein: protein MTTEPATDAEKFRETHLKEAEGAVLRADGLIAGYLPGVNILNDTDLYCQPGELVGIIGPNGAGKSTLLKALFGLVKVHEGQVKLEGEDITGKRADELVTRGIGFVPQTNNVFPSLTIEENLEMGCYQSPKKFSERFDFVTGIFPALGERRKQRAGGLSGGERQMVAMGRALMMEPSVLLLDEPSAGLSPVMQDEVFVQTRKINKAGVSVVMVEQNARRCLQICDRGYVLDQGRNAYTGRGRDLADDPKVIELYLGTLGAKD, encoded by the coding sequence GTGACCACGGAGCCTGCCACCGACGCGGAGAAGTTCCGCGAGACCCACCTGAAGGAGGCCGAGGGTGCGGTGCTCCGGGCGGACGGCCTGATCGCCGGCTACCTGCCCGGTGTCAACATCCTCAACGACACCGACCTCTACTGCCAGCCCGGCGAGCTCGTCGGCATCATCGGCCCCAACGGGGCCGGCAAGTCGACGCTGCTCAAGGCGCTCTTCGGGCTGGTCAAGGTCCATGAGGGGCAGGTCAAGCTCGAGGGGGAGGACATCACCGGCAAGCGAGCCGACGAGCTGGTCACCCGCGGGATCGGCTTCGTGCCGCAGACCAACAACGTCTTCCCGAGCCTGACGATCGAGGAGAACCTCGAGATGGGCTGCTACCAGTCGCCCAAGAAGTTCTCCGAGCGGTTCGACTTCGTGACCGGGATCTTCCCGGCGCTCGGCGAGCGACGCAAGCAGCGAGCCGGCGGCCTCTCCGGAGGTGAGCGTCAGATGGTCGCGATGGGCCGGGCGCTGATGATGGAGCCGTCGGTGCTGCTGCTCGACGAGCCCTCCGCCGGCCTCTCGCCTGTGATGCAGGACGAGGTCTTCGTGCAGACCCGCAAGATCAACAAGGCCGGTGTCTCGGTCGTGATGGTCGAGCAGAACGCCCGCCGCTGCCTGCAGATCTGCGACCGTGGCTACGTGCTCGACCAGGGTCGCAACGCCTATACGGGCCGCGGTCGGGACCTCGCCGACGACCCGAAGGTGATCGAGCTCTACCTCGGCACCCTGGGCGCCAAGGACTGA
- a CDS encoding glycosyltransferase family 4 protein, whose product MRAINGAQLEGSHVAVFSWRDSDNPEAGGAELYLRHITAGLVDAGAKVTVFTAAYPGAPAREECDGIRYVRRGGKLSIYLWGVLLLALGRLGPIGRVDAVIDVQNGLPFFTPLGTRAPVTVLVHHVHREQWPVVYPGLSGRIGWWVESRLAPRLYRHNQYVAVSRATRAELATLGVDPARVAVVHNGAAPALSDQPAKTEHPSVCVVGRLVPHKRVELAVDAVVALRATHPDLRLSIVGGGWWTDELAAYISRAGADDFVEMLGHVSEETKEAVYERSWLMALPSLKEGWGLVVTEAAQHGTPTVAFRDAGGTTESIDDGESGVLVDDQPGFVASLDHLLGDEIRRKELAEGARWHARKHTWEQSQLNFNAVLASAVQGHIVSAD is encoded by the coding sequence TTGCGCGCCATCAACGGAGCGCAGCTGGAGGGCAGCCATGTGGCGGTCTTCAGCTGGCGCGATTCTGACAACCCCGAGGCCGGCGGAGCCGAGCTCTACCTGCGCCACATCACCGCAGGGCTGGTCGACGCCGGCGCGAAGGTGACCGTGTTCACCGCCGCCTACCCCGGCGCACCCGCGCGCGAGGAGTGCGACGGCATCCGCTACGTGCGACGCGGCGGCAAGCTCAGCATCTACCTGTGGGGCGTGCTGCTGCTGGCGCTCGGACGGTTGGGCCCGATCGGCCGCGTCGACGCCGTCATCGACGTGCAGAACGGGCTCCCGTTCTTCACCCCGCTGGGCACCCGGGCGCCGGTCACGGTGCTCGTCCACCACGTGCACCGTGAGCAGTGGCCGGTCGTCTACCCCGGCCTCTCGGGCCGGATCGGCTGGTGGGTCGAGTCACGGCTCGCGCCGCGGCTCTACCGACACAACCAGTACGTCGCGGTCTCGCGCGCCACGCGCGCCGAGCTGGCGACCCTCGGCGTCGACCCGGCTCGCGTCGCGGTCGTGCATAACGGAGCCGCGCCGGCGCTCAGCGACCAGCCGGCGAAGACCGAGCACCCCTCGGTGTGCGTCGTCGGCCGGCTGGTGCCGCACAAGCGGGTCGAGCTCGCGGTCGACGCCGTGGTGGCGCTGCGGGCGACCCACCCCGACCTGAGGCTGAGCATCGTCGGCGGCGGCTGGTGGACCGACGAGTTGGCGGCGTACATTTCCCGGGCGGGGGCCGACGACTTCGTCGAGATGCTCGGCCACGTCTCGGAGGAGACCAAGGAGGCCGTCTACGAGCGCTCCTGGCTGATGGCGCTGCCGTCGCTGAAGGAGGGCTGGGGTCTGGTCGTCACCGAGGCCGCCCAGCACGGCACGCCCACCGTCGCCTTCCGCGACGCCGGCGGCACGACCGAGTCGATCGACGACGGCGAGTCGGGGGTGCTGGTCGACGACCAGCCCGGTTTCGTCGCCTCGCTCGACCACCTGCTCGGCGACGAGATCCGGCGCAAGGAGCTCGCCGAGGGGGCGCGCTGGCACGCGCGCAAGCACACCTGGGAGCAGAGCCAGCTCAACTTCAACGCCGTGCTCGCCTCGGCCGTGCAAGGACACATCGTCAGCGCGGACTGA
- the polA gene encoding DNA polymerase I, with protein sequence MSVVVDRVSGVADVKRDRLLLLDGHSLAYRAFFALPVENFSTVTGQNTNAVYGFTSMLVNVLRDEQPTHVAVAFDLSRQTFRLEEYSEYKAKRNKTPDEFKSQLPLIQRLLDALHIRHVSLAGYEADDIIATWVTQGLEAGMEVLILTGDRDSLQLVTESSTVLYPMRGVSDLARMTPAAVEEKYGVPPARYPEIAALVGEDSDNLPGIPGVGPKTAAKWINTYDGLDNVITHADQIKGKAGDNLRAHLGDVMRNRRLNALVRDLALDVAPADLGRVEWDRAAALELLDELEFRGEIRTRITDVLAPDDDAPVEESGFSLEGETLAPGAVGDYLAGLGTSPVGVHVRGAWGSGTGRVDGFGFATQEGAAYVGVEGFTPEDETALAEWLADADKPKIMHDAKGPQLALEAHGWVLRGLVTDTALSAYIVAPDQRSYDLADLTLRYLKRELKQEDDGGQDSLFGDEEVGGDGVAKTSMLFARAVLDLSVELDSAVEASGGHRLLADVELPLLHQLAKMEQVGIAVDTEHLDALERHFAGQMKQAADDAFAVIGKEINLGSPKQLQVVLFDELDMPKTKRTKTGWTTDADALQQLYVKTEHPFLLALLRHRDVTRLRVTIEGLLKTVQPDGRIHTTFNQTIAATGRLSSTEPNLQNIPVRTEEGRGIRKGFVVGDGFESLMTADYSQIEMRIMAHLSEDELLIEAFRSGRDFHSITAARVFGVDPDVVSVEQRAKIKAMNYGLAYGLSAFGLSQQLAIEPSEARGLMDEYFETFGGIRDYLQGLVAGARRSGYTETIMGRRRYLPDLLSDNRQRRETAERMALNAPIQGSAADLIKVAMLRVQAALDEAGLTSRMLLQVHDELVFEVAAGEREALEALVREQMGSAADLNVPLDVSVGTGPSWHDAAH encoded by the coding sequence ATGTCGGTGGTCGTGGATAGAGTCAGTGGCGTGGCTGACGTGAAGCGTGACCGACTGCTCCTGCTCGATGGACACTCGCTGGCCTACCGGGCCTTCTTCGCCCTTCCGGTGGAGAACTTCTCGACCGTCACCGGGCAGAACACCAACGCCGTATATGGCTTCACCTCGATGCTGGTCAACGTGCTGCGAGACGAGCAGCCCACGCACGTCGCGGTCGCCTTCGACCTCTCCCGGCAGACGTTCCGGCTCGAGGAATACTCCGAATACAAGGCCAAGCGCAACAAGACCCCTGACGAGTTCAAGTCGCAGCTGCCGCTGATCCAGCGGCTGCTCGACGCGCTCCACATCCGCCACGTCTCGCTCGCCGGCTACGAGGCCGACGACATCATCGCCACCTGGGTCACCCAGGGTCTCGAGGCCGGCATGGAGGTGCTGATCCTGACCGGTGACCGTGACTCGCTGCAGCTGGTCACCGAGTCCTCCACCGTGCTCTACCCGATGCGCGGTGTCTCCGACCTCGCCCGGATGACGCCGGCCGCCGTCGAGGAGAAATACGGTGTCCCGCCCGCGCGCTATCCCGAGATCGCCGCGCTGGTGGGGGAGGACTCCGACAACCTGCCCGGCATCCCGGGCGTCGGCCCGAAGACCGCCGCGAAGTGGATCAACACCTACGACGGTCTCGACAACGTGATCACCCACGCCGACCAGATCAAGGGCAAGGCCGGCGACAACCTGCGCGCCCACCTCGGCGACGTGATGCGCAACCGTCGACTCAATGCGCTGGTGCGCGATCTGGCCCTCGACGTCGCCCCGGCAGACCTCGGGCGGGTCGAGTGGGATCGTGCCGCTGCCCTGGAGCTGCTCGACGAGCTCGAGTTCCGTGGCGAGATCCGCACCCGGATCACCGACGTGCTCGCGCCGGACGACGATGCCCCGGTCGAGGAGAGCGGCTTCTCGCTGGAGGGCGAGACACTGGCTCCTGGGGCGGTCGGCGACTACCTCGCCGGGCTCGGCACGTCGCCCGTGGGGGTGCATGTGCGCGGGGCCTGGGGCTCCGGCACCGGCCGCGTGGACGGGTTCGGCTTCGCGACGCAGGAGGGTGCGGCGTACGTCGGGGTGGAGGGGTTCACCCCGGAGGACGAGACGGCGCTGGCCGAGTGGCTCGCCGACGCGGACAAGCCGAAGATCATGCACGACGCCAAGGGTCCGCAGCTGGCCCTCGAGGCGCACGGCTGGGTGCTGCGTGGCCTCGTCACCGACACCGCTCTCTCGGCCTACATCGTGGCTCCCGACCAGCGTTCCTACGACCTCGCCGACCTCACGCTGCGTTATCTCAAGCGCGAGCTCAAGCAGGAGGACGACGGCGGTCAGGACTCGCTCTTCGGCGACGAGGAGGTCGGCGGCGACGGTGTTGCCAAGACCTCGATGCTGTTCGCTCGGGCAGTGCTCGACCTCTCTGTCGAGCTCGACTCGGCGGTGGAGGCATCCGGCGGTCACCGGCTGCTCGCCGACGTCGAGCTGCCGCTGCTGCACCAGCTCGCCAAGATGGAGCAGGTCGGCATCGCCGTCGACACGGAGCATCTCGACGCGCTGGAGCGACACTTCGCCGGGCAGATGAAGCAGGCCGCCGACGATGCCTTCGCCGTGATCGGCAAGGAGATCAACCTCGGCTCGCCCAAGCAGCTGCAGGTGGTGCTCTTCGACGAGCTCGACATGCCGAAGACGAAGCGTACGAAGACGGGCTGGACCACCGACGCAGACGCGCTCCAGCAGCTCTACGTGAAGACCGAGCACCCGTTCCTGCTCGCTCTGCTGCGGCACCGCGACGTCACCCGGCTGCGGGTCACGATCGAGGGGCTGTTGAAGACCGTGCAGCCCGACGGCCGCATCCACACGACCTTCAACCAGACGATCGCCGCCACCGGACGTCTCTCCTCGACCGAGCCCAACCTGCAGAACATCCCGGTTCGCACCGAAGAGGGGCGCGGGATCCGCAAGGGGTTCGTGGTCGGTGACGGCTTCGAGTCGCTGATGACGGCCGACTACAGCCAGATCGAGATGCGGATCATGGCGCATCTCTCCGAGGACGAGCTGCTCATCGAGGCGTTCCGCTCCGGACGTGACTTCCACTCGATCACCGCCGCGCGCGTCTTCGGCGTCGACCCCGACGTCGTCTCCGTGGAGCAGCGGGCGAAGATCAAGGCGATGAACTACGGGCTCGCCTACGGGCTCTCCGCCTTCGGCCTCTCGCAGCAGCTCGCCATCGAGCCGAGCGAGGCGCGCGGGCTGATGGACGAATACTTCGAGACCTTCGGCGGCATCCGCGACTACTTGCAAGGCCTGGTCGCCGGGGCGCGGCGCTCGGGCTACACCGAGACGATCATGGGCCGTCGCCGCTACCTCCCCGACCTGCTCTCCGACAACCGGCAGCGCCGCGAGACCGCCGAGCGGATGGCCCTCAACGCCCCCATCCAGGGGTCCGCCGCCGACCTGATCAAGGTCGCCATGCTGCGTGTCCAGGCCGCCCTCGACGAAGCCGGCCTCACTTCGCGGATGCTCCTCCAGGTGCACGACGAGCTCGTCTTCGAGGTCGCCGCAGGAGAGCGCGAAGCGCTCGAGGCTCTCGTACGCGAGCAGATGGGCTCTGCCGCCGACCTCAACGTCCCCCTCGACGTCTCCGTCGGCACCGGCCCCTCCTGGCACGACGCCGCCCACTGA
- a CDS encoding class I SAM-dependent methyltransferase, with amino-acid sequence MLNLLDSQRDAQVGGGWSATLRRSVRLFNDFRVEQTDPARFYTALAADSVGQLAHYTDGETLDGTVLLDVGGGPGYFRDAFMSAGATYLALDADAGEMQGAGIVAEGSMLGDGMRLPVRTGSVDACYSSNVLEHVPSPMAMADEMLRVTKPGGVVFLSYTLWWGPWGGHETSPWHLLGGRFARRRYARKHGHEPKNKFGESMYAATASAGLRWARAQRRAGNAEILAAVPRYHPAWAAWLMRVPVVREVLSWNLLLVMRKT; translated from the coding sequence GTGCTGAACCTCCTCGACTCCCAGCGCGATGCCCAGGTCGGCGGCGGCTGGAGCGCGACGCTGCGGCGCTCCGTACGCCTCTTCAACGACTTCCGGGTCGAGCAGACCGACCCCGCTCGTTTCTACACCGCGCTGGCGGCCGACTCGGTCGGCCAGCTGGCCCATTACACCGACGGGGAGACCCTCGACGGCACCGTGCTGCTCGACGTCGGTGGCGGCCCGGGCTACTTCCGCGACGCGTTCATGAGTGCCGGCGCGACCTACCTCGCGCTCGACGCCGACGCGGGCGAGATGCAGGGCGCCGGGATCGTGGCCGAGGGCAGCATGCTCGGCGACGGCATGCGGCTGCCGGTGCGCACCGGCTCGGTCGACGCCTGCTACTCCTCCAACGTGCTCGAGCACGTGCCCTCGCCGATGGCGATGGCCGACGAGATGCTCCGCGTCACCAAGCCCGGCGGCGTCGTCTTCCTCTCCTACACCCTGTGGTGGGGCCCGTGGGGCGGTCACGAGACCAGCCCGTGGCACCTGCTCGGGGGCCGCTTCGCGCGCCGCCGCTATGCCCGCAAGCACGGCCACGAGCCCAAGAACAAGTTCGGTGAGTCGATGTACGCCGCGACCGCCTCCGCCGGGCTGCGCTGGGCGCGCGCCCAGCGCAGGGCGGGCAACGCCGAGATCCTGGCCGCGGTCCCGCGCTACCACCCTGCGTGGGCGGCGTGGCTGATGCGGGTCCCGGTGGTGAGGGAGGTGCTCTCGTGGAACCTCCTGCTCGTCATGCGCAAGACCTGA
- a CDS encoding ABC transporter substrate-binding protein: MKLTAGAGALALSFSLAACGGETASDKPEKKAAAKGDGTLTVGQLLPQTGSLAFLGPPEFAGVNLAIKEINEAGGVLGKDVKAVPGDEGDSNSGIAPAEADKLIAAKSDVIIGTASSGVAQTVVDKVMSSGTVLFSGANTSTSFDEGKYSKPDLYFRTSPSDILQGAVMSNLLLEDKRTNVAILARQDAYGETLAEQVKTNLEGAGSKVATTSFYSQDATSFDAQVNEVAGSGADAVVVIGFEETKKLIPQLIAAGAGPSKLPTYFVDGNLADYTKEFGKGEVKGVKGTLPGAESSGDFKAKLKEVDPKLKDHAYSAECYDATVISALAAIAAKNDSGEAIAEKVVDVTTGGKKVKTFAEGVKALEAGEDIDYDGVSGPIELGETGSPTAASIGIYQYDDKGAYAPVKYIAGQI; the protein is encoded by the coding sequence GTGAAGCTGACCGCAGGTGCCGGCGCCCTGGCGCTCAGCTTCTCCCTCGCCGCCTGTGGCGGCGAGACCGCGTCCGACAAGCCCGAGAAGAAGGCGGCCGCCAAGGGCGACGGCACTCTCACGGTCGGTCAGCTCCTCCCGCAGACCGGCAGCCTCGCGTTCCTGGGCCCGCCCGAGTTCGCGGGCGTGAACCTGGCCATCAAGGAGATCAACGAGGCCGGCGGTGTCCTGGGCAAGGACGTCAAGGCCGTCCCCGGTGACGAGGGCGACAGCAACTCGGGCATCGCCCCGGCTGAGGCCGACAAGCTCATCGCCGCCAAGTCCGACGTCATCATCGGCACGGCTTCCTCGGGTGTGGCGCAGACCGTGGTCGACAAGGTCATGTCGTCGGGCACCGTCCTGTTCTCGGGCGCGAACACGTCGACGTCGTTCGACGAGGGCAAGTACTCCAAGCCCGACCTCTACTTCCGCACCTCGCCCTCCGACATCCTCCAGGGTGCGGTCATGTCCAATCTGCTCCTCGAGGACAAGCGCACCAACGTCGCGATCCTGGCCCGCCAGGACGCGTACGGTGAGACGCTTGCCGAGCAGGTCAAGACCAACCTCGAGGGTGCCGGCTCCAAGGTCGCGACGACCTCCTTCTACAGCCAGGACGCGACCTCGTTCGACGCCCAGGTCAACGAGGTCGCCGGCTCCGGTGCCGACGCGGTCGTCGTGATCGGCTTCGAGGAGACCAAGAAGCTGATCCCGCAGCTGATCGCCGCGGGTGCCGGTCCCTCCAAGCTGCCGACCTACTTCGTGGACGGCAACCTCGCCGACTACACCAAGGAGTTCGGCAAGGGCGAGGTCAAGGGCGTCAAGGGCACCCTGCCCGGCGCCGAGTCCAGCGGTGACTTCAAGGCGAAGCTGAAGGAGGTCGACCCGAAGCTGAAGGACCACGCCTACTCGGCGGAGTGCTACGACGCCACGGTCATCTCGGCCCTGGCCGCGATCGCCGCGAAGAACGACTCCGGTGAGGCCATCGCGGAGAAGGTCGTCGACGTCACCACTGGCGGCAAGAAGGTCAAGACCTTCGCCGAGGGCGTCAAGGCGCTCGAGGCCGGCGAAGACATCGACTACGACGGTGTCTCCGGTCCGATCGAGCTGGGCGAGACCGGCAGCCCGACGGCCGCGTCCATCGGTATCTACCAGTACGACGACAAGGGCGCCTACGCCCCGGTCAAGTACATCGCGGGGCAGATCTGA
- a CDS encoding GNAT family N-acetyltransferase, translated as MSRVPVTVREADVTDARFLLGVWQDALRMADEHEQLGDLETIIRRAQGSPDEQLLVADSDGQAVGAVFMRATTFGPLNLEPTVQVFAPHVSPGFRRRGVGRILMDAAVTFAEERGVRTIAAAASSAGREGNRFLARLGLGSQAVMRAAPTAVVRSRLATLGRALPHHARSQRGPKQSSAVGELLAARRSQRRSHTVA; from the coding sequence ATGAGCCGGGTCCCCGTCACGGTGCGAGAAGCAGACGTCACCGACGCGCGCTTCCTGCTCGGCGTCTGGCAGGACGCGCTGAGGATGGCCGACGAGCACGAGCAGCTGGGCGACCTCGAGACGATCATCCGCCGCGCCCAGGGCTCACCCGACGAGCAGCTTCTGGTCGCCGACAGCGACGGTCAGGCCGTCGGCGCCGTCTTCATGCGCGCCACCACCTTCGGGCCGCTCAACCTCGAGCCGACCGTGCAGGTCTTCGCTCCCCACGTCTCCCCCGGCTTCCGTCGCCGCGGCGTCGGCCGGATCCTGATGGACGCGGCGGTCACCTTCGCCGAGGAGCGCGGTGTCAGGACGATCGCGGCCGCCGCGTCGTCGGCCGGCCGTGAGGGCAACCGCTTCCTCGCGCGGCTCGGGCTCGGCTCGCAGGCCGTGATGCGTGCCGCCCCGACAGCGGTCGTACGCTCCCGGCTCGCCACGCTCGGCCGGGCGCTCCCCCACCACGCTCGCAGCCAGCGCGGCCCGAAGCAGTCCAGCGCCGTCGGCGAGCTGCTCGCTGCGCGGCGCTCCCAGCGCCGCTCTCACACGGTCGCCTAG